In the genome of Palaemon carinicauda isolate YSFRI2023 chromosome 15, ASM3689809v2, whole genome shotgun sequence, one region contains:
- the LOC137654599 gene encoding L-fucono-1,5-lactonase-like, whose amino-acid sequence MVKWTENILDSHFHIWELERFQYPWPTPDMVIHRNHQVKDLLAAASETPVKQFVFVQCLNDSPDEAKWVMSLAKENPSIKGIVAGLDPSRSQFEERLKALKKDVPILVGIRHIMDLETHQEQFLMSDEVAASMKALARQNLTYDLLLRPPLVKAATVLVSKSPECKFVVDHLAKPYIAKGIFDPWSEQMTELARHPNVFCKLSSMITEADLENWKVDDFRPYVEHMLKVFGPDRLMYGSDWPVCRLARNTDYGTVYNTLRELLSHLPEDQLEKIFCLNARRFYNLS is encoded by the exons ATATATGGGAACTGGAACGATTCCAGTACCCATGGCCGACTCCAGACATGGTAATCCACCGAAACCATCAAGTGAAAGATTTGCTGGCCGCTGCTTCAGAAACCCCAGTGAAGCAATTTGTCTTTGTACAATGTCTGAATGATTCTCCGGATGAAGCAA AATGGGTTATGAGCTTAGCGAAAGAAAATCCATCTATCAAAGGCATCGTGGCTGGTTTGGATCCATCTCGTTCACAG TTCGAGGAGCGTCTGAAGGCTCTGAAAAAGGACGTACCGATCCTAGTTGGCATACGGCACATAATGGACCTCGAGACCCACCAGGAGCAATTTCTTATGAGCGACGAAGTAGCTGCCAGCATGAAAGCTCTTGCGAGACAGAATCTAACATACGATCTTCTCCTCAG GCCTCCACTTGTCAAAGCAGCAACAGTTCTGGTAAGCAAATCCCCCGAGTGCAAGTTTGTTGTTGATCATCTGGCAAAACCCTACATTGCCAAGGGGATTTTTGATCCATGGTCTGAGCAAATGACAGAGCTGGCTCGCCATCCGAACGTTTTCTGCAAGCT GTCAAGCATGATAACAGAGGCTGACTTAGAGAACTGGAAGGTAGATGATTTTCGACCATATGTAGAG CACATGCTGAAAGTGTTTGGACCTGACCGTTTGATGTATGGTTCTGACTGGCCAGTCTGCCGCTTGGCACGCAACACTGATTATGGGACCGTTTACAATACCCTGAGGGAACTTTTGTCTCACCTTCCTGAAGATCAGCTAGAGAAGATATTTTGCCTCAATGCAAGGAGATTTTACAACCTATCTTAA